The DNA region CTTTGAATCTGCGCTCGCCTTCGAGTTGCAGGACATACGAGGCGCTCGCCAGATCGGTGAGGGCGCCGGCCACCAGGATCTGCCCGGGTTCAGCGGCTGACATCAGCCGTGCCGCGAGGTTGACATGCGAGCCGTACGTCACATAGCCCATGCGCTGGGTGGTGCCGACGAAACCGGTGAAGGCGGTCCCGGTGGTCACTCCGATCCGGACCCGCCGATGGCGTCGACGCAGCTCGTGGACGAAGGCCAGGCAGCGGGCGTCATCGCCCTCGTGTCGAATCGGCGCTCCCCAGACCAGTCGGACGACGCAGCCCTTGTCGCCGATCTCCACCGGATCGAGGTGCCCACCGAACCGGTTCTGCAGATCGAACACGTTCGTGACGACCGATTCCAGATCATTCACCGGAGTCTCGATGAACGCCGTCGTGACCGGTCGGAACTCACCGGCGCCCAGGTCGCTGACCAGATCGGGCCCGACGAATCCTCGAGCCAGACGATGGAGATCGGATTCGGTCACGGGTCCGGTTGCCTGCCGCGAACCACCGAGCGGAAGCGGCTGCTCGATCGTCGGATGCGAGTTCACCCGGCCCGGCCCGGCGTGCTGCTCCGCCTCGACTGCGGCGGCGGGAGCCGATCCGGCGATCGCGAAGGTGCGACGTTCGCCGGCGCTCAACACGGTCCAGCTGAACTCGCCCGCACCCACCCCCACTCTGGCCGCGATCTGCACCGGTCCGTACGGCGCGCGCTGCGGGCCAAGCGCACAGATCGACGCCTGCATCGCCTCGGCCGCCTCGATCGCGCGTCTGCCGGGAGCCGCCAACCGCTCCTCGGCCGGAAACAGGGCGAGCACCGCGTCACCAGGGAAGGAGGCGACGAACCCGTGCTGCCGGTGGACGGCCTCGACGATCGGGATCATCACCGACTGCACGGTCGAGGCGACCGCCTCGGCACCAGGAGGCCCGGCACCGGCCAGCGCGTCACCCAACGCGGTGAATCCCACGATGTCGACATAGACCGCCGCCCCGGGCGCCCGACCCGCGGTCCGTCCCTCGGCGAGGCGCTCGACCACGAAGCGCGGGACTACCTCAAGCACGGAACGGAACCGAGAGCTGGCCGCGCATGTAGGCGCACAGGGCGTCGACGTCGTAGCCACCGAGCCAGAACTCCACCGGCCACAGCTGGGACCGGCCCACGGTCCCCCCGAGCCGGCCTTCCGCATCGCTGACCAGAGCCTCGCCGTTGAGCGGGAAGGCGTAGCCCGCGCGCATACCCATGAACTGCTCCGCCGCCAGCCGCTGCCCGGCCATGATCGCGTCCGCCTCGATGGCGCGGATCCGTTTGACCAGCGCCAGCTTGGCGGTGGGATCGGTGGTCTGGTCCAGCTGGTGACGGAGGTCGTCACGGCGTTGCCGCCGTACCTCCGGGTAGTTCACCAGGCCGGTCGCTTCGGCCGCGATCACCGACTGAATCTCGATCGTGTTGAGCCTGGGCGCGAGCAGCGCCTGGTTCAAGAACACGTCATCCAGTCGCAGCTCGGGGCGAGTCACATCCCAGAGCGCGGCGCGACGCAGCACGATCCCGTTGCCGGCGATGGTGAGGTCGAACGGGTCGATGATCACGGTGAACGCGTTCGGGACGGTGATCAGGTTGCGTTGCAGGAACTCGGCGTCGGTCAGCGAGACCGCCGCGCCCAGCAGGGGATGCTCCGGGGCGGTCGCTCCGTCGACCTCCACCCGGACGACGTTGACACCGATGTCGTCGAGATGGGGGAAGCGCGGACAGACCGGGTCCTGGAGTCGGATCAGCCGGTCGAAGGGCGGCTCCCCCGCCACAGTGAAGGTGGGGCCGCTCACCCCGTGCGGCTCGTCGGTCGGGTCCGGATCGGTGGCCATCCGGCATTGGAACCAGCCCTCGAAATGCAGCGTGATCACGGCGCACCCACCATCCCCAGCCCGGCTGACAGTCGTTGGGCGATGAGATTGAGGGACTGCGCGATGTAGCGCAGCCGCTTCGGCATCCCCGGCTCTCCTGCCGTCGCCAGGGCCCGGGCCGCCAACCCGTCCAAGGACTCCGAGAGCACCGTCCAGGCCGCCGCACGATGCGGCAGCACCAGCACCGGCCCGTGGCTGTCGAACGAGGGCCCGGCCCGCCAGCCGTCGTCGGGCAGATGTGCCGGCATCGTGGTCAACAACTCGGCCAGTGGACGGATCCCCATCGTCATGAGTGGCATGAATGCCACCGAGCGCAACACGGCCACATCGTCCTCGGTCTCGTCGCTGTGGGAGAACATCCGGGCCAGGATCGCCAGCAGCACCCCGTACGCCTCGTCGAACAGACTGAACACGGCGCTCGCCGCCGGATTGGTGATCGCCGCGGCCGTGGGATTGGAGAGCACCTGCTCAGCTGCGGCAAACGAGTGCGCGTCGAAGTCCTGCAGGATGTCCAGGAAACGCCGGTAGTGGGAGATCTCATGGTCCATCGGCGCACCTTCGCCCTGCTCGATCACCAGGTCGATGACGGCGAGGGCGCTGGGCAGATCGGTGACCGGACGCATGAACACGTCGTAGCCGCCGCCGAGACAGCCGAGCCGCGGGAAATCGGTGCCGAGCTGTCCGCCGACCACCTGGGCATCCGGTGGCCCGATGAACAGATCCGGCGTCTGGGCCGCCAAGGCGATGAGCATCGTACGCAGTCGCTCATACAGCTCGCCGACCGTCTGGTAGGGCTTGGTCGTCAGCGGTGCCGCGCGACAGAAGGCATCGACGGGATGCACGGTGTCTGGACGCTCGAAGCAGACGAACTTCTGCAGCACCGGCACCGAGAACGGCTCGAGCGCCATCTCGTGGCCGAACAGCGACGTGGGATAGGGAAAAGTGGGATGACCCAGGGTCGGCGCTCCGCCGACGGCGGTGGTCAGGTTGATCACCAGCCCGAGATGCTCCATCTCCTGGCGGGCGACCAGCAGGATGGTCCGCTCCCAGTCGAAGACCAGATTCTGCTGCTCGTCGGTGAGACCTGAACGCTTCATCGAGTAGGCGGCGAACAGGTACTGGCACATCAGCGAGTGCTCGACCTCGGCGGCCTCCGCCAGGAGGGTGAGCAGGTCAGCTCGGGTGTAGGCCACCACATCCGCATGCTACTCGTCTTTCCGACGGTCGGAATAAACGGCCGTCTGTCGGGCAGTTTGCCTACCGACGCTGCGAGGTGCGCGCGATGGTCGGGCTGACCCGCCGCGCGCGGGACCGAGATGCCTGCCGCTCTTCGTCGGGCACCACGGACGTCGACAAGACCACGATCGAATGCGGTTGGATCGAGTGCTTCGACCGGGCTCGCCACGGATTGGCATCGGGCGGATCCACCGTGCCGTGATGCGTGTCCAGCCGGACCAGCCAGTTGTTGCCCAGGGCCGCCGGCGGCAGGGTGAAGCTGATCGCCTCGGACCAGGCGTTGAAGAGCAGCAGGAAATGATCGTCGCTGACGCTGCGGCCGGCGGCGTCCAGCTCGGGAATGGCATCTCCGTTCAAGAACACCATCAGACTGCGGGCGAAGCCGGAGTTCCAGTCGCCTTCGTCCATCTCGTGCCCGTCGGGACGCAGCCACAAGATGTCGCCGAGCTCGCTCTTGCCGCCGTGCTTGGCATCGCCGGCGAAGAAGCGGCGCCGCCGGAAGACCGGATGCTTGCGGCGCAGCTCGATCGCGGCCGACGTGTACGCGAGCAGGTCCCGCGAGTCGGCATCGAGGTCCCAGTCCACCCAGGAGATCTCGTTGTCCTGGGCGTACACGTTGTTGTTGCCGCCCTGGGTCCGGCCCAGCTCGTCGCCGTGCGCCAGCATCGGGACACCCTGGCTGAGCATCAAGGTGGTGATGAAGTTGCGCTGCTGCTTGAGCCGCAGCGCCTCGATCTTGGGATCCTCGGTCGGCCCCTCGACGCCGCAGTTCCAGGACCGGTTGTGGCTCTCACCATCCCGGTTGTCCTCACCATTGGCCTCGTTGTGCTTGTGGTTGTAGGACACGAGATCGCGCAGCGTGAAGCCGTCGTGGGCGATGACGAAGTTGATCGAGGCAGTGGGCCGCCGATCGGAGTGGTTGTAGAGATCCGACGAACCGGTCAATCGCGAGGCGAACTCACCCAGGCTCCTGGGCTCGCCCCGCCAGAAATCGCGGACCGTGTCGCGGTATTTGCCGTTCCACTCGGTCCACAGCGGCGGGAAGTTGCCGACCTGATAGCCGCCGTCGCCCAGGTCCCACGGCTCGGCGATCAGCTTCACCTGCGAGATCACCGGGTCCTGCTGGATGATGTCGAAGAACGCCGACAGCTTGTCGACCTCATGGAACTGCCGGGCCAAGGTCGCGGCCAGGTCGAAGCGGAAGCCGTCGACGTGCATCTCCTGGGCCCAGTAGCGCAACGAGTCCATGATCAGCTGGAGCACATGCGGGCTGCGCATCAGCAGGCTGTTGCCGGTGCCCGTGGTGTCGTAGTAGTGCGAGCGATCGGCGTCGACCAGCCGGTAGTACATGGCGTTGTCGATGCCCCGGTAGGCGATCGTCGGGCCCAGCTGACTGCCCTCGGCGGTGTGGTTGTAGACCACGTCCAAGATCACTTCGATGCCCGCCGCATGCAGCGCCTTGACCATGGCCTTGAACTCGGTGACCTGCTGACCGCGCCCCCCGCCGCTGGAGTAGGTGTTGTGCGGCGCCAGGAACCCGATGGTGTTGTAGCCCCAGTAGTTCGACAGGCCCCGTTGAACCAGGTGCGGGTCGTTGACGAACTGATGCACCGGCAGTAGCTCAACCGCCGTCACACCCAGGCTCTTGAGGTGATCGATGATCACCGGGTGCCCGAGGGCCGCATACGTGCCGCGGATCTCCTCCGGCACGTCCGGATGGGTCATGGTCAGACCCTTCACATGGGTCTCGTAGATCACCGACTCGTGATACTCGTGCCCCGGCGGACGATCATGGCCCCAGTCGAAGTAGGGGTTGACGACCACCGACAACATCGTGTGGCCGCGGGAGTCGTCGTCGTTGAACTGGCTCGGGTCGTCGAACCGGTACGAGTAGAGCGACTCGTCGCCGTCGATCATGCCCTCGATCGCCTTCGCGTACGGATCCAACAGCAGCTTGGCGGGATTGCAGCGCGGGCCCTGCCCAGGGTCGTACGGGCCGTGCACCCGGTAGCCGTACCGCTGCCCTGGTTGAACGCCCGGCAGGTAGGCATGCCAGACGTAGCCGTCGACCTCGGTCAGCTCGAACCGGGTCTCCTCGCCCTCGTCGTCCAGCAGGCAGAGCTCGACCCTGGTCGCCGCCTCGGAGAACATCGCGAAGTTCACGCCGCTGCCGTCGTACGTCGCTCCCAAGGGGTAGGACTTGCCCGGCCAGATGTCCATCTGCTGGTCCTCTCGGTCGGTCGTACGTGGCCATTCTCGTCGGTGGCACCGATGCCGCGAAACCGTGGGGATGCAAGATACCCGTCCGCGCTCCGAGATGCGCAGGCCACCTTGTCGCGGACCGGTGTCGGAGGGTCCGGTCAGAATGGGGTCGTGCGCTCTCAGCCGTCTGTGCTGCACCTCGACCTCGATGCGTTCTTCGCCGCGGTCGAGCAGCGCGACAAGCCCTCACTGCGGGGCAAGGCCGTCGTGGTCGGCGGCATCGGCCAGCGGGGAGTGGTGGCCACCGCGTCGTACGAAGCCCGCCGGTTCGGGGTGCGTTCGGCCATGCCCGCCCACGAAGCGCGGCGGCGCGCACCGCACGCGGCCTTCCTGGCCGGCCGGTTCGAGGCCTACCGGGCAGCCAGCCACGAGGTGATGAGCATCCTGCGGGAGCTCTCGCCTGCGGTCGAGCCGCTCTCGCTGGACGAGGCATTCGTCGATCTGGCCCAGGCCCGGAGACCGGTCGAGCTGACCGACGCCGGGCTGCGTCGGCTGGTCGGCGAACTGAAAGCGGAAGTCGCGGCGGCCACTGGAGGGCTGACCGCCTCGGTCGGCATCGGGTCGTCGAAGTTCATCGCCAAGCTCGCCACCGAGCTGGGCAAGCCCGACGGGCTGGTGGTGGTCGCCCCCGGCGCGGAGGTCCCACTGATCGAACCGCTGCCGGTCAGCGTGATCCCCGGAGTCGGCCCGGTGACCGCGGAGAAGCTGCAGCGCATCGGGGTCCACACGGTGGCCGACCTGCAGCGGGTCTCGGTCGCCGAGGTGGCCCAGCTGATCGGCAAGGCACACGCCCAAGGGCTGACCGATTTGGCGTACGCGCGCGACGACCGACCCGTGGAGCCGGAGCGGGAGACCAAGTCAATCTCGATGGAGGACACCTTCGAAACCGATCTGGTGGACCGGGCGACCTTGACGGCCATCTGTGAACGTCATGCCCGCCAGGTCGCCGCGCGGCTGCGCTCGGCCGGGCTGTTCGCTCGGACGGTGACGCTGAAGCTGCGCCGCCATGACTTCTCCACCCAGACCCGGTCGACGACGCTGCGCTCCCCCATCGACACCCCGGACGAGATCGCCCGGCTGGCGCGCGGTCTGTTGGACGCCATCGACCTCACCGGCGGGATCCGGCTGCTCGGCGTCGGGGTGGCCGGATTGACCGAGGTCGTCCAGGATCAGCTCTTCGACGAAAGCGGGAACGATCCGACCGACTCACCGGACTCCGCCGACGAGTCAGGCACGGTCAGGCAGTCAGCGGCTGGATCTGTTGCCGAGAGCGAGAGTGGCGTCGGGGGCCAGAACGGTGCCGGGGCGGAGGTGCCGGTGGCCGGTGTCACGGGCCCGGACATACCGGTAGCGGGCGTGACCGCCCGACATGGACACCGGTGGCTGCCCGGCATCGATGTCGAGCATGACGAGCACGGCCGCGGCTGGGTCTGGGGATCCGGGCTGGGCCGGGTCACCGTACGGTTCGAGAGCTGGCAGACCGGGCCCGGGCCGGTAAGGACCTTCGCCGAAGCCGACCCGGCTCTGCACCGAGCCGACCCGCTGCCGTATCGCCCACGCTGCGCGGTCGCCTAGAGGTTTGCCGCCGGGCCGCGTTACCGACAAGCCGCCGTGGGTGGTGCGACTGACTCGGTGAGCGCGGTCGGGACAGCATCGGCGCCGGTGGCGGCGACCAGTCCACGAAACAGCCCGTGGTCGTCGCCGTATTCGGGGTGCCATTGCACGGCCATCCAGAAGGGACGCTCCGGATCTTCGATCGCCTCGATCGTGCCGTCCGCAGCCCGAGCCGTCACCTCGAAGCCGGGGTGATCGGCGACGGCCTGGTGGTGGTGGCAGGTGACCTGCACCTCGTCGCCCACCAACCGGCGCACCGTCGAACCGGCCGTGGTCCGGATCGGGGTCCACCCGAAGGCACCCGGCGCGGGTGCATGCTCGCCATGCCCGACCACGTCCGGCAGGTGCTGCTCCAGCCTGCCACCGGCTCGCACCGCCATCAGCTGCATGCCACGGCAGATCCCCAGCACCGGGATCCGCGCCGCCTCGGCAGCGTCCAACAGTGCCCACTCCCACGCGTCTCGATCCAGCCTGTTGTGCTGGGTCATCGGGTGCCGCATCGCCCCATAGCGTGCCGGGTCGATGTCCGCCCCACCCGCGATGATCAACGCGTCGAGCCGTCCCACGACCTCGGCCGCACCAGCACTCTGTGGCGGCAACAGCACCGCCACCGCGCCGGCGGCCTCCACGGAGCGTGCATAGTTCGCGTGCAACAGATCTGTGGTGGTGTCCCACGCGCCGAACCGGGCCTGCTCTCGGTAGGACGAGATCCCGATCACCGGTCTGGTCATGGTCCGACCGCGGGGCGCGGAGCGCGACCAGTCAACATGGTCATGAGCGCATTCTGCTGCCCCGACCGGCGGATCCGCTCGATATCCCACCATCCGCGCGCGTTGCCCGCCCGTACGCCGCGCCAGTGCTTGCCGGTGAGCGATAACCTGCCTGCCATGTTCGCGTGGGTGGGAGTGATCGAGTTCGACCTCCTGCTCGGTGAGGTGTTCTCGCTGAAGCAGAAGCGTTCGGTGATCCGGCCGTTGATCGCC from Microlunatus phosphovorus NM-1 includes:
- the glgX gene encoding glycogen debranching protein GlgX, with amino-acid sequence MDIWPGKSYPLGATYDGSGVNFAMFSEAATRVELCLLDDEGEETRFELTEVDGYVWHAYLPGVQPGQRYGYRVHGPYDPGQGPRCNPAKLLLDPYAKAIEGMIDGDESLYSYRFDDPSQFNDDDSRGHTMLSVVVNPYFDWGHDRPPGHEYHESVIYETHVKGLTMTHPDVPEEIRGTYAALGHPVIIDHLKSLGVTAVELLPVHQFVNDPHLVQRGLSNYWGYNTIGFLAPHNTYSSGGGRGQQVTEFKAMVKALHAAGIEVILDVVYNHTAEGSQLGPTIAYRGIDNAMYYRLVDADRSHYYDTTGTGNSLLMRSPHVLQLIMDSLRYWAQEMHVDGFRFDLAATLARQFHEVDKLSAFFDIIQQDPVISQVKLIAEPWDLGDGGYQVGNFPPLWTEWNGKYRDTVRDFWRGEPRSLGEFASRLTGSSDLYNHSDRRPTASINFVIAHDGFTLRDLVSYNHKHNEANGEDNRDGESHNRSWNCGVEGPTEDPKIEALRLKQQRNFITTLMLSQGVPMLAHGDELGRTQGGNNNVYAQDNEISWVDWDLDADSRDLLAYTSAAIELRRKHPVFRRRRFFAGDAKHGGKSELGDILWLRPDGHEMDEGDWNSGFARSLMVFLNGDAIPELDAAGRSVSDDHFLLLFNAWSEAISFTLPPAALGNNWLVRLDTHHGTVDPPDANPWRARSKHSIQPHSIVVLSTSVVPDEERQASRSRARRVSPTIARTSQRR
- a CDS encoding ferritin-like domain-containing protein; translated protein: MVAYTRADLLTLLAEAAEVEHSLMCQYLFAAYSMKRSGLTDEQQNLVFDWERTILLVARQEMEHLGLVINLTTAVGGAPTLGHPTFPYPTSLFGHEMALEPFSVPVLQKFVCFERPDTVHPVDAFCRAAPLTTKPYQTVGELYERLRTMLIALAAQTPDLFIGPPDAQVVGGQLGTDFPRLGCLGGGYDVFMRPVTDLPSALAVIDLVIEQGEGAPMDHEISHYRRFLDILQDFDAHSFAAAEQVLSNPTAAAITNPAASAVFSLFDEAYGVLLAILARMFSHSDETEDDVAVLRSVAFMPLMTMGIRPLAELLTTMPAHLPDDGWRAGPSFDSHGPVLVLPHRAAAWTVLSESLDGLAARALATAGEPGMPKRLRYIAQSLNLIAQRLSAGLGMVGAP
- a CDS encoding DNA polymerase IV; this translates as MRSQPSVLHLDLDAFFAAVEQRDKPSLRGKAVVVGGIGQRGVVATASYEARRFGVRSAMPAHEARRRAPHAAFLAGRFEAYRAASHEVMSILRELSPAVEPLSLDEAFVDLAQARRPVELTDAGLRRLVGELKAEVAAATGGLTASVGIGSSKFIAKLATELGKPDGLVVVAPGAEVPLIEPLPVSVIPGVGPVTAEKLQRIGVHTVADLQRVSVAEVAQLIGKAHAQGLTDLAYARDDRPVEPERETKSISMEDTFETDLVDRATLTAICERHARQVAARLRSAGLFARTVTLKLRRHDFSTQTRSTTLRSPIDTPDEIARLARGLLDAIDLTGGIRLLGVGVAGLTEVVQDQLFDESGNDPTDSPDSADESGTVRQSAAGSVAESESGVGGQNGAGAEVPVAGVTGPDIPVAGVTARHGHRWLPGIDVEHDEHGRGWVWGSGLGRVTVRFESWQTGPGPVRTFAEADPALHRADPLPYRPRCAVA
- a CDS encoding gamma-glutamyl-gamma-aminobutyrate hydrolase family protein, producing MTRPVIGISSYREQARFGAWDTTTDLLHANYARSVEAAGAVAVLLPPQSAGAAEVVGRLDALIIAGGADIDPARYGAMRHPMTQHNRLDRDAWEWALLDAAEAARIPVLGICRGMQLMAVRAGGRLEQHLPDVVGHGEHAPAPGAFGWTPIRTTAGSTVRRLVGDEVQVTCHHHQAVADHPGFEVTARAADGTIEAIEDPERPFWMAVQWHPEYGDDHGLFRGLVAATGADAVPTALTESVAPPTAACR